DNA sequence from the Cronobacter turicensis z3032 genome:
GAGTTCAGTTTGTCTTTCAGGTAGTTAACTACCGGCAGCAGAGAGAATTCTTCGTTGTATTCGCCTTCGGTCGGGCGGCCCAGGTGGGACGTCACCATCACTTTAGCGCCCTGTTTCAGAGCCAGTTCGATGGTCGGCAGGGAGGCGCGGATACGCGCGTCAGAGGTGACTTTCCCCTCTTTTACCGGAACGTTGAGATCGGCGCGGATCAGAACGCGTTTACCTGCCAGATCCAGATCGGTCATCTTAATTACAGACATGGTGAATCCTCTCGTTGATTCTTAAAGTTTTGCAGACCCCATACATCGTGGCCTAAGCCGTAATGCATGAAATCTTACCTGAAACCAATAGCTGCCATCGCTAACGTGGTGTCGAGCATCCGGTTAGCGAAGCCCCATTCGTTATCGCACCAGACCAGTGTTTTAATCAGGTGCGCACCACTCACCCGTGTCTGGGTGCCGTCCACAATGGCGCTGTGCGGATCGTGGTTAAAATCTGTTGAGACCAACGGTAATTCCGTATAGTCAACTATACCATGAAATGCACCCTGTGCCGCTTTTTGCAGCAACAGGTTGACTTCATGGGCTTTTACCGGTTTCTGTACCGTCACGCTTAAATCAATGGCCGTCACGTTAATGGTAGGCACGCGTACTGCAATTGCCTCAAAGCGGTCATGAAATTTAGGAAAAATACGCGTTATACCCGCGGCAAGCTTGGTATCGACCGGAATGATGGACTGACTGGCCGCGCGCGTGCGCCGCAGGTCTGGATGATAGGCGTCGATAACCTGTTGATCGTGCATGGCGGAATGGATAGTCGTCACGGTGCCGGATTCAATTCCGAACGCGTCGTCCATCAGCTTGATAATGGGGATAATGCAGTTGGTGGTGCAGGAGGCGTTAGACACAATGCGATGTTCAGCGCGCAGTGCCGCTTCATTGACGCCGTACACAACGGTAGCGTCGAGATCGTTGCCGCCTGGATGTGAGAACAGCACTTTGCGCGCGCCCGCTTCCAGATGGGCGACGCCATCGGCGCGGCTGCCGTAAACGCCGGTGCAGTCGAGCACAATGTCTACATCCAGCGCTTTCCAGGGCAGCGCGATAATATCGCGCTCATGCAGCAGACGAATGACATCATTGCCAATCCAGAGCTGCTCACCTTCCTGACGGACATCCCATGCGAAGCGGCCATGGCTGGTGTCATATTTCAGCAAATGCGCCATGCCCGCAGCGTCGGCCAGCTCATTGATGGCGACCACACTGATTTCCGCGCGACGGCCGGACTCATACAACGCACGAACTACGTTGCGCCCGATGCGACCGAAGCCATTAATCGCTACGCGTAAGGTCATATATCTCCTGCCAGAATCCCGGATGTGAAGAAGCTGACAGAGTAATGCAGCCATCTTCGAAGGGGAATCCTCGCCCGTCACAAACTACAACCGTTTGATGGATTGTCGAACAATCAGTCGACTGAAACGCTTCAGCAAGAATAAGCGAATCATGGAATAAAAGGAATGATTCCGCGGCGAAATGACACTAACTTCTGACCTGCGTCACATTTTTTCTGGAATAAATTCCACTATTGCATG
Encoded proteins:
- the epd gene encoding D-erythrose-4-phosphate dehydrogenase: MTLRVAINGFGRIGRNVVRALYESGRRAEISVVAINELADAAGMAHLLKYDTSHGRFAWDVRQEGEQLWIGNDVIRLLHERDIIALPWKALDVDIVLDCTGVYGSRADGVAHLEAGARKVLFSHPGGNDLDATVVYGVNEAALRAEHRIVSNASCTTNCIIPIIKLMDDAFGIESGTVTTIHSAMHDQQVIDAYHPDLRRTRAASQSIIPVDTKLAAGITRIFPKFHDRFEAIAVRVPTINVTAIDLSVTVQKPVKAHEVNLLLQKAAQGAFHGIVDYTELPLVSTDFNHDPHSAIVDGTQTRVSGAHLIKTLVWCDNEWGFANRMLDTTLAMAAIGFR